One part of the Maridesulfovibrio sp. genome encodes these proteins:
- a CDS encoding response regulator, with the protein MNMIKVLMVDDEERFRETTAKILSRKGFETLLAGSGEEALDKLSFSPDVIILDVRMGGMDGHEALQKIKEQKPDIPIIMLTGHGDLSGAKKAYSSGAFDYLAKPCDIDLLAAKINDAFHHAAPKKLPEKMVGSVMIPLDDYTEIDADSTVLEAIAALQKSIKGLVATNRLMESGHRSVIARNADGSTAGILSPRDLLHAVLPEYLSAPKPSTADSLQYSAMFWDGQFTTLAAKLADRSVRSLLSGEFLTIESSANLMEAANALITTGKRRIIVQENGKDVGIVREQELFYEIARIISSR; encoded by the coding sequence ATGAATATGATCAAAGTACTCATGGTTGACGATGAAGAGCGTTTTCGTGAGACAACTGCCAAGATCCTTTCGCGCAAGGGTTTTGAAACCCTACTTGCGGGTAGCGGAGAAGAAGCTCTGGACAAGCTCTCGTTTTCTCCGGACGTCATTATTCTTGACGTCAGGATGGGAGGAATGGACGGTCACGAGGCTCTTCAAAAAATCAAGGAACAAAAGCCGGATATCCCCATTATTATGCTTACCGGCCACGGGGATCTTTCAGGAGCGAAAAAGGCGTATTCGTCAGGTGCTTTTGATTATCTGGCCAAGCCATGTGACATCGATCTTCTGGCTGCCAAGATCAACGATGCATTTCACCACGCGGCTCCCAAAAAGCTCCCTGAAAAAATGGTCGGCAGCGTGATGATTCCCCTCGATGATTATACGGAAATCGATGCTGACAGCACAGTACTCGAAGCCATTGCCGCCTTACAGAAATCAATTAAGGGGCTGGTTGCGACGAACAGGCTCATGGAGTCAGGACACCGTTCCGTAATTGCAAGGAACGCCGATGGCAGCACCGCAGGCATTCTGAGCCCCCGCGATCTACTTCACGCGGTCCTTCCGGAGTATCTTTCAGCCCCGAAACCGTCCACGGCGGACAGTTTACAGTATTCGGCAATGTTCTGGGACGGCCAGTTTACAACACTTGCTGCAAAGCTTGCGGATAGAAGTGTTCGTTCTCTGCTGTCTGGGGAGTTCCTGACCATCGAATCCTCTGCGAATCTTATGGAGGCGGCCAATGCCCTGATCACCACCGGTAAGAGACGCATAATCGTTCAAGAGAACGGAAAAGACGTAGGAATCGTGAGGGAACAGGAACTCTTTTACGAAATAGCTCGAATTATTTCGTCCAGATAA
- a CDS encoding response regulator, which produces MRNTRIMLVDDEERLLCTTKKLFEKLGFEVFTCSSGKEALELLAQTEVHVVFLDIKMPGMDGIETLQRIKKQFPFVEVIILTGHASMEAAVEGLKLGAFDFLIKPVNMKELLENVEEASAKVHRQKQRFLSARKEGSV; this is translated from the coding sequence ATGAGGAACACAAGGATCATGCTCGTAGACGACGAGGAACGTCTCCTCTGCACTACTAAAAAGCTTTTCGAGAAATTAGGGTTTGAAGTCTTTACCTGTTCTTCAGGAAAAGAAGCTCTCGAACTGCTGGCGCAGACTGAGGTTCACGTGGTTTTTCTTGATATCAAAATGCCGGGCATGGACGGTATCGAAACTTTGCAGCGAATCAAAAAACAGTTCCCCTTTGTGGAGGTGATTATCCTGACAGGGCACGCCTCAATGGAGGCGGCGGTGGAAGGCTTGAAACTTGGTGCATTCGATTTCTTGATCAAACCGGTAAATATGAAGGAGCTGCTTGAAAATGTAGAGGAGGCATCAGCAAAAGTACATAGACAGAAACAACGATTTCTTTCGGCCCGGAAGGAGGGATCTGTATAA
- a CDS encoding sensor histidine kinase, which translates to MERTRKYHGIRRVLLLSMIIVPFIPLIVAATIGYYSHVRSTEKLALSAIRLAAVDHGDMITFFLNERRSDLMESMELLGVEIGNTTKARAMLTELRSLRSDMYSDLGLIDPNGNQVAYVGDYPLENKNYLESDWYRKTISKGYNISDIYLGLRGVPHLNVSVSKLIANKEWVLRATLRPGALRRLAEKVNIGDTGEAYIINSASRLQTSRRSGGEMFDRDRYPYPAQKNGVITFSGVINSEKYIFASTSLNDGKWRLIVRQKRADAFQTSNSALFLILAILVCGGSVLVLLAVFASNKVYDMLTRQADTVCALEGQFIRAAKLAELGEMSAGFAHEINNPLQIMKSDLALLDILLEEQAESFGDGENKEEILEINRQLKLQIDRCAGITREILNFGRQNKPELKEICIVDYLPQVASMVEKKAKLEGIRLTFDVDGQTPPVLADQGLLQQVMVNLLNNAIHAVVEQHGPEGGEIVVAAGPDRNGDTLIKVGDNGIGIHEKDMDRIFLPFYSTKKDRNGTGLGLAVCHSVIDSLGGRLRVRSERHKGTEFSITLPALRKG; encoded by the coding sequence GTGGAAAGAACACGCAAATATCACGGAATAAGACGGGTGCTTCTTTTATCAATGATAATTGTCCCTTTTATCCCATTAATCGTGGCGGCGACTATCGGGTATTACTCCCACGTAAGATCAACAGAAAAACTGGCTCTATCTGCGATCAGACTTGCTGCTGTAGATCACGGCGACATGATTACCTTTTTTTTGAATGAACGCAGGTCAGATCTGATGGAATCAATGGAACTTCTAGGTGTTGAAATCGGGAATACCACCAAGGCCCGGGCAATGCTGACTGAATTGCGCAGCTTGAGAAGTGATATGTATTCCGATCTGGGGCTTATTGACCCCAATGGCAATCAGGTCGCCTATGTTGGAGATTATCCCCTTGAAAACAAGAACTATCTGGAATCGGACTGGTACAGGAAAACTATCAGCAAAGGTTACAATATCAGCGATATATATCTGGGTTTGCGGGGAGTGCCGCATTTGAATGTGTCTGTATCAAAACTTATAGCTAATAAGGAGTGGGTCTTACGGGCGACGTTGCGGCCCGGCGCGTTGCGCAGGCTCGCTGAGAAGGTAAATATAGGAGATACCGGGGAAGCTTATATTATAAACAGTGCCAGTCGTTTGCAGACCTCTCGGCGCAGCGGTGGCGAAATGTTTGATCGTGACAGATACCCATATCCTGCTCAAAAGAACGGGGTGATCACTTTCAGTGGTGTGATAAACAGTGAGAAATATATATTTGCCTCAACCAGCCTGAACGACGGCAAGTGGAGACTTATTGTCCGCCAGAAACGTGCCGATGCTTTTCAGACCAGCAACAGTGCATTGTTTCTAATTCTGGCAATTCTTGTTTGCGGTGGATCTGTGCTGGTTTTGCTGGCTGTTTTTGCCAGCAATAAGGTCTACGATATGCTCACCCGACAGGCGGATACGGTCTGTGCCCTTGAAGGACAGTTTATACGTGCCGCGAAGCTTGCCGAGTTAGGGGAGATGTCGGCCGGATTTGCTCATGAGATCAACAATCCTTTGCAGATAATGAAAAGCGATCTTGCACTGCTGGATATTCTGCTGGAAGAGCAGGCGGAAAGTTTTGGTGATGGAGAAAACAAGGAAGAGATTTTAGAGATCAACCGGCAGCTAAAACTGCAGATTGACCGTTGCGCGGGAATTACCCGTGAAATTCTCAATTTCGGGCGGCAGAACAAACCTGAATTGAAAGAAATATGCATAGTGGATTATCTTCCGCAGGTGGCCTCCATGGTTGAGAAAAAAGCAAAATTGGAAGGGATCAGACTTACATTCGATGTGGACGGGCAGACGCCACCTGTTCTTGCCGATCAAGGACTTTTGCAGCAGGTTATGGTCAACCTGCTGAATAATGCCATTCATGCGGTTGTGGAGCAGCACGGTCCGGAAGGCGGTGAAATTGTTGTGGCCGCCGGCCCTGACCGGAACGGCGATACTCTTATCAAAGTCGGGGACAACGGAATAGGTATCCATGAGAAGGATATGGATCGGATTTTTCTACCTTTCTATTCTACGAAAAAGGACCGTAATGGTACCGGACTGGGGCTTGCAGTCTGTCATTCAGTAATAGATTCCCTTGGTGGAAGATTGAGGGTCAGAAGTGAGCGTCATAAGGGCACGGAGTTCAGCATAACTCTGCCTGCATTAAGAAAGGGATAG
- a CDS encoding sigma 54-interacting transcriptional regulator codes for MSKATPSPERNNSWNISPKKLWYGTGLRGKLLLSLLPTILIIILVVGAAFYKVSKDYIRIALGRTVAMQNLAMVHDIEIFMENCATDLRFFAQCRLEGEDLGQQFRNRIIVGGIQYYELAFIPASTGKPQIFINKNRKVTTLADEDVDRITPNPLLELERLSSLKKNEVQPSYIRDITYPHPDSKNKNMLDKEKVIRFYIKSIDRQGKTEGIMLLSIRAEKLRNFLTLYDSKNSPLWSFTRSDELRFSYFVDPQGWILFQSIPKGDGSTELTSFLARQGYRGTLGKAEHNIAFRPSELHADYWERISKIQKKEKGLEFLFHESDQHSSTIPTLAYAPICFKKTPDGEPEVYGGIIYTDRSVLPKVAGYDFMNILLVVSGIAIAATILVVLFFGRALTNPIREFAAAMAGQTSLDELKEVDLPYKDHDLQVLQKAFNRIIKHVNSQYIQIKAKDEELVAINSQERADLREETQSLADLEITVIPEIIGYGKQIESLKNEILKAGGVDVDVLIYGETGTGKQLVAEAVHNNSARREMPFISINCGALDESLLLDTLFGHVKGAFSDAKTDRKGAFIEAHGGTLFLDEIQSASLKVQQSLLRAIASRRLKPLGSDKETAFDIRIIVATNADLPGLIKEKQFREDLYYRLKVLMIQTPALRDHPESIPLLSLFYIKQAEKLTDKKNMALSRGAVAKLVSYQWPGNVRELVNSITRSVVMAESNVIQAREIRLEGEDVIGAENEQPLTPGTKQEQAHTDFHENTVYDNSGPDHTHGSSLNERQLKAWKAIQSMNSVTRNEYQKIVGGRLPSRTAIYDLQILVKSGKLRKTGRGPSTRYIVEE; via the coding sequence ATGTCCAAAGCAACCCCCTCTCCCGAAAGAAATAACAGCTGGAATATTTCTCCTAAGAAGTTGTGGTACGGAACCGGGTTAAGAGGCAAGCTGCTGCTTTCCCTTCTGCCGACAATACTGATTATCATTCTTGTCGTGGGCGCTGCATTCTATAAGGTATCAAAGGATTATATCAGAATCGCTCTCGGCAGGACCGTGGCAATGCAGAACCTAGCCATGGTCCACGACATTGAAATATTCATGGAGAACTGCGCAACGGATCTCCGCTTTTTCGCCCAATGCAGACTTGAAGGTGAAGATCTTGGCCAGCAGTTTCGAAACAGAATTATAGTAGGAGGAATCCAATATTACGAGTTGGCGTTTATTCCTGCATCCACAGGAAAACCGCAGATATTCATCAATAAGAACAGAAAAGTAACCACACTTGCTGACGAGGATGTCGACCGAATTACCCCCAACCCTCTATTGGAACTAGAAAGGCTATCTTCTTTGAAAAAGAACGAAGTCCAGCCATCCTACATCCGTGATATCACTTATCCACATCCGGACAGCAAAAATAAAAACATGCTGGACAAAGAAAAAGTCATCCGTTTTTACATCAAGTCCATCGACAGACAGGGTAAGACAGAAGGAATAATGCTCTTATCAATCAGGGCTGAGAAATTACGAAATTTCCTCACATTGTACGACTCTAAAAATTCTCCGCTCTGGTCCTTCACGCGTAGTGACGAACTGAGATTCAGCTACTTTGTCGACCCGCAGGGATGGATACTGTTTCAATCCATTCCAAAAGGAGACGGATCCACGGAACTGACCTCATTCCTTGCCAGACAGGGATACCGGGGAACGCTGGGAAAAGCGGAGCACAATATTGCCTTCCGCCCCAGTGAACTGCATGCAGACTACTGGGAACGCATCAGCAAAATACAGAAAAAAGAGAAAGGACTGGAATTTCTCTTTCACGAATCAGATCAGCATTCATCGACAATCCCGACCCTCGCTTATGCTCCTATCTGTTTCAAGAAAACCCCGGATGGAGAGCCGGAAGTGTATGGAGGCATCATCTATACTGACCGTAGCGTACTGCCCAAAGTCGCTGGCTATGATTTCATGAACATTCTGCTCGTGGTGTCAGGCATAGCCATTGCGGCAACAATCCTGGTGGTCCTGTTTTTCGGCAGGGCATTGACCAACCCCATACGAGAGTTCGCTGCGGCAATGGCCGGACAAACCTCACTGGATGAGCTCAAAGAAGTGGACCTTCCTTACAAGGACCACGACCTCCAAGTGTTGCAAAAGGCTTTTAACAGGATAATTAAGCATGTTAACAGCCAGTATATACAGATTAAAGCCAAGGATGAGGAGCTTGTTGCTATCAACAGTCAGGAACGGGCCGATCTCCGGGAAGAAACACAGTCCCTTGCCGATCTGGAAATTACTGTCATTCCGGAAATCATCGGCTACGGTAAACAGATCGAAAGTCTCAAAAATGAAATTCTCAAGGCAGGCGGCGTAGATGTAGATGTCCTGATATACGGGGAAACAGGGACAGGCAAACAGCTGGTAGCGGAAGCTGTCCACAACAACAGTGCTCGCCGGGAAATGCCATTTATCTCTATCAACTGCGGAGCACTGGATGAAAGCCTGCTCCTTGATACCCTCTTCGGACACGTAAAGGGCGCTTTTTCAGATGCAAAGACAGACCGCAAAGGGGCCTTTATCGAGGCCCACGGCGGCACCCTCTTTCTTGATGAAATACAGTCCGCCTCCTTGAAAGTACAGCAGTCACTGTTGCGGGCCATTGCCTCACGCCGGCTCAAACCTCTGGGCAGCGATAAGGAAACAGCCTTTGACATAAGGATTATTGTCGCCACAAATGCCGACCTGCCCGGCCTGATCAAAGAAAAACAATTTCGTGAAGACCTATACTACCGCCTTAAAGTTCTCATGATTCAGACACCCGCTCTGCGGGACCATCCTGAAAGCATCCCCCTACTAAGCCTGTTCTACATCAAGCAGGCCGAAAAGCTGACCGATAAAAAGAATATGGCTCTCAGCCGTGGAGCTGTAGCCAAGCTTGTTTCCTACCAATGGCCCGGTAATGTGCGAGAGTTGGTCAACAGTATCACTAGATCTGTTGTCATGGCCGAGAGCAACGTTATTCAGGCCCGCGAAATTCGTCTTGAAGGAGAAGACGTGATCGGAGCTGAAAATGAACAGCCACTGACTCCGGGAACAAAGCAGGAGCAAGCACACACCGATTTCCATGAAAACACGGTCTATGACAATTCCGGACCGGACCACACGCATGGTAGTTCACTTAATGAACGCCAGCTTAAAGCGTGGAAAGCAATTCAAAGCATGAACTCAGTCACCCGTAACGAGTACCAGAAGATTGTCGGGGGCAGGCTCCCTTCCCGCACAGCCATTTACGACCTGCAGATACTGGTCAAGTCCGGCAAACTGCGCAAGACAGGGAGAGGTCCCTCAACCCGCTATATTGTGGAAGAATAA
- a CDS encoding HAMP domain-containing sensor histidine kinase, translating to MQFLIKFRQKSYLAVIILIILFFLLFIVQNTEQIQIIFLFWSIQLSRALVLLGSLILGIFIGTIATIMRGMWDKTANSASDMEQTKLQNRVLEQAYEKSQRITYAELTTSIADLEDANQSISVLKTEIDRLHGEIEARELIEKMIHHDLRSALIASAALPESVLSDPNLTDKQKIIVRLIRDSGEKMLEILESSLTLYRIEEGTYKKDFETVNLFKIISTIAKRIASSHSNFEHDISISCMDAEGTKSDNFPVTGDKFLLYSIFMNLLTNAVEASPRGKPISVILSKNESCSIAISNYGEVPESIRDTFFDKMVTAGKKFGTGLGTYLAMLMVKAQNGNIELNCSTPGMTTVYVHLPKA from the coding sequence ATGCAATTTCTAATAAAATTCCGACAGAAGTCATACTTAGCTGTCATCATATTGATAATTCTGTTTTTTCTATTGTTTATCGTCCAAAACACAGAGCAGATTCAAATCATATTCTTATTTTGGTCCATCCAACTCTCACGCGCATTAGTACTTTTGGGATCCTTAATACTCGGTATTTTTATTGGAACAATTGCGACTATAATGAGAGGAATGTGGGACAAAACAGCAAATTCAGCAAGTGATATGGAGCAAACCAAGCTTCAGAATAGAGTTTTAGAGCAGGCCTATGAGAAATCACAACGTATCACATACGCCGAATTAACAACAAGTATTGCTGATTTGGAAGATGCAAATCAATCTATCTCGGTGCTCAAAACCGAAATAGACCGTTTACATGGAGAAATTGAAGCGAGAGAATTAATAGAGAAAATGATCCATCACGATCTCAGAAGTGCTTTGATAGCATCAGCAGCATTGCCAGAATCTGTTCTTTCTGATCCCAACTTAACTGACAAACAAAAAATAATTGTGCGACTGATCCGGGACAGTGGGGAAAAGATGCTTGAGATACTTGAGTCAAGCTTAACACTTTATCGTATAGAAGAAGGGACTTATAAAAAAGATTTTGAGACTGTAAACCTATTCAAAATAATCTCAACTATTGCCAAACGTATCGCCAGTTCCCATTCAAATTTTGAACATGATATTTCAATCTCCTGCATGGACGCTGAAGGCACTAAAAGCGATAATTTCCCAGTAACTGGAGATAAGTTTCTTCTCTACAGCATTTTCATGAACTTACTTACAAATGCAGTAGAGGCTTCTCCTCGCGGAAAGCCAATTTCAGTTATTCTCAGTAAAAACGAATCTTGTTCCATCGCTATCAGTAACTACGGAGAAGTCCCAGAAAGCATAAGGGATACTTTTTTCGACAAGATGGTTACGGCAGGCAAAAAATTCGGAACTGGACTGGGAACATACTTAGCCATGTTGATGGTCAAAGCTCAAAATGGCAATATTGAATTAAACTGCTCTACCCCCGGAATGACAACCGTATATGTCCACCTGCCAAAGGCCTAA
- a CDS encoding DUF2391 family protein, translating to MKSHFNFEDLSQTFVGAFALAVPISFSEEAWYIGPSLPLLNLLLIFTLSVLFLAFFTYESVFRGNVKHRIGAFLFRLLVAYAIASLVVALILFALDKFPLFISPEVAIKRLVVITMPASMGAIVVDSFDKE from the coding sequence ATGAAATCACATTTTAATTTTGAAGATCTGAGTCAGACTTTTGTAGGGGCGTTTGCATTGGCTGTTCCAATTTCTTTTTCGGAGGAAGCCTGGTACATAGGTCCTTCGTTGCCGCTGTTGAACTTGCTTTTGATTTTTACTTTGTCAGTTTTATTTTTAGCTTTTTTCACCTATGAAAGTGTGTTTAGAGGGAACGTGAAGCATAGGATAGGAGCCTTTCTTTTTCGTCTCCTCGTTGCTTACGCCATTGCAAGCCTAGTGGTTGCTCTCATTCTATTTGCCTTGGATAAGTTCCCGTTATTTATATCACCTGAAGTCGCAATCAAACGTCTGGTCGTCATAACTATGCCAGCTTCTATGGGGGCGATTGTTGTAGACAGTTTTGATAAGGAATAA
- a CDS encoding site-specific integrase translates to MFYITSTNPTSGVNERIYYIRYYKNGKSIEEKAGRQHQDRMTPAKANRLRVLRIEGRVDSNEERRERIRTERSKQTVSRLWEAFYDAKQENKSIKDDRNRWRSYLLKDFGNKLPEEITTLDVDNLRRKLQDRGLAPGTVKQGLVLLKRILNFAAKRGLCEPINPARLHFEMPKLNNIKTEDLTSKQLSTLLETIEKEPNRAAASIMLMALYTGMRKGEIYRLQWQHIDFERGFILIHAPKGGIDQRIPINTPARNVLEDQYTRSGNSEWVFPGRFKGHVKDMREPFERIRTNAGLPKDFRPMHGLRHVFASTLASSGKVDMYTLQKLLTHKTPAMVQRYAHLRDDAMQRASEVAGDMYKAMQRKRTST, encoded by the coding sequence GTGTTTTACATCACCAGCACCAACCCCACATCCGGGGTAAATGAAAGGATCTACTACATCCGTTATTACAAGAACGGAAAATCCATTGAAGAGAAAGCCGGTCGCCAGCACCAGGACCGCATGACACCCGCCAAGGCGAACCGGCTACGGGTGCTGCGCATTGAAGGCAGAGTTGACTCCAATGAAGAACGTAGAGAAAGAATCCGCACTGAGCGATCCAAGCAAACCGTCAGCCGACTTTGGGAAGCTTTCTATGACGCCAAGCAGGAAAACAAGAGCATAAAAGACGATCGCAACCGCTGGCGTAGCTACCTGCTAAAGGATTTCGGCAACAAGCTGCCCGAAGAAATCACCACTCTGGATGTGGATAACCTCCGCCGCAAGCTTCAAGATCGCGGCCTTGCTCCCGGCACAGTCAAACAAGGCTTAGTCCTGCTGAAACGTATCCTGAATTTCGCAGCCAAGCGTGGACTTTGTGAACCGATCAATCCCGCTCGGCTTCATTTTGAAATGCCAAAGCTCAACAATATAAAAACGGAAGACCTGACCAGCAAGCAGCTCTCCACTCTTTTAGAAACTATTGAGAAGGAACCAAACAGAGCAGCAGCCAGCATTATGCTTATGGCCTTATACACAGGCATGCGTAAGGGCGAAATTTACAGATTACAATGGCAGCATATAGACTTCGAGCGCGGTTTTATCCTGATCCACGCACCCAAGGGCGGAATTGATCAGCGTATCCCCATAAACACCCCGGCCAGAAATGTTCTCGAAGATCAATACACTAGAAGCGGTAATTCTGAATGGGTGTTCCCCGGTAGATTCAAAGGACACGTCAAGGACATGCGCGAACCTTTTGAACGCATCCGCACCAATGCGGGGCTGCCCAAAGACTTCCGCCCCATGCATGGACTCCGGCATGTATTCGCATCTACCCTTGCCAGCTCCGGGAAGGTAGATATGTACACCCTGCAAAAGCTTCTTACCCACAAAACGCCAGCCATGGTTCAAAGGTATGCCCATTTGCGTGATGATGCCATGCAGCGAGCTAGCGAGGTTGCCGGGGATATGTATAAGGCAATGCAGAGAAAACGCACCTCTACTTGA
- a CDS encoding helix-turn-helix transcriptional regulator, giving the protein MKKKLPIKLRSGLKGLGESLKNARIRRRLKMVTVADRAGVSRETLAKIQRGDPGVSMGNYAAVIFALGLGTDWMNLADITEDKVGQALDEERLPSRVHEISS; this is encoded by the coding sequence ATGAAAAAGAAATTACCTATAAAACTGCGTAGCGGCCTTAAGGGGCTTGGTGAATCCTTGAAAAATGCACGGATTCGCCGCCGCCTTAAGATGGTCACAGTTGCCGACCGTGCCGGGGTAAGTAGAGAAACACTTGCTAAAATTCAGCGCGGTGATCCCGGTGTCAGCATGGGCAACTATGCTGCCGTAATCTTCGCCCTCGGCCTCGGAACGGATTGGATGAATCTGGCGGACATAACCGAAGATAAAGTCGGGCAGGCTCTCGACGAGGAACGGTTGCCCAGCCGAGTGCACGAAATATCAAGTTAG